Proteins from a single region of Nitrososphaerota archaeon:
- a CDS encoding ribosome biogenesis protein: protein MISFVLAESALELVPREIWGRPAVASDATRRGKEPGEILLDRSFHHSAMERLPDSEKRGRPDLVHVALLSVTGTPLYLDGKARAYVHTWPGRVVEVAEKTRIPKNYIRFRGLMEEALTGGSEGGLLRVHDWGVKELVRRVGGGRVFGLSVLGRRSTPRGFAEEAAASDDPVVVVGGFPRGHFSKETAAALDEVVRVHPKPLEAHVVAARVLYEIEKAVEGFKD from the coding sequence TTGATCAGCTTCGTGCTGGCGGAGTCTGCCCTGGAGCTGGTCCCCAGGGAGATATGGGGGCGGCCGGCGGTCGCGAGCGACGCCACGCGGAGGGGGAAGGAGCCAGGGGAGATACTCCTGGACAGGAGCTTCCATCACTCGGCCATGGAGAGGCTCCCTGACTCCGAGAAGAGAGGGAGGCCTGACCTGGTCCACGTCGCGCTCCTGAGCGTCACCGGGACCCCACTATACCTGGACGGGAAGGCGAGGGCATACGTCCACACATGGCCAGGGAGGGTGGTCGAGGTGGCCGAGAAGACACGGATCCCCAAGAACTACATCAGGTTCAGGGGCCTGATGGAGGAAGCCCTGACGGGGGGCTCTGAGGGGGGGCTGCTCCGGGTCCATGACTGGGGGGTGAAGGAGCTTGTGAGGAGGGTCGGGGGCGGCAGGGTGTTCGGGCTGTCCGTGCTCGGGCGGAGGTCGACCCCCAGGGGGTTCGCGGAGGAGGCGGCCGCGTCGGACGACCCGGTCGTGGTGGTCGGAGGGTTCCCCCGCGGGCACTTTTCGAAGGAGACGGCGGCCGCGCTGGACGAGGTGGTCAGGGTGCACCCGAAGCCGCTGGAGGCCCACGTCGTCGCAGCGAGAGTGCTCTACGAGATCGAGAAGGCCGTGGAAGGGTTCAAGGATTAA
- a CDS encoding RNase P subunit, which translates to MKSRKGAKEEAAEVVRFLTESAVALSHTDPAMAREQAALARKVKLRFNVRLDPSLRRFTCHGCKELLVPGVNARVRLGHGKQAVIRVTCADCGHVNRKIVGTP; encoded by the coding sequence GTGAAGTCCCGGAAGGGGGCCAAGGAGGAGGCCGCCGAAGTCGTCAGGTTCCTGACCGAGTCGGCCGTGGCCCTCTCCCACACCGACCCGGCGATGGCCAGAGAGCAGGCGGCCCTCGCCAGGAAGGTGAAACTGAGGTTCAACGTCCGGCTCGACCCCTCCCTCAGGAGGTTCACCTGCCACGGGTGCAAGGAGCTCCTCGTCCCCGGCGTCAACGCCAGGGTCCGACTGGGTCACGGCAAGCAGGCCGTCATCAGGGTGACGTGCGCCGATTGCGGCCACGTAAACCGAAAAATCGTCGGAACGCCTTAA
- a CDS encoding 30S ribosomal protein S19e encodes MVNAHDVPSGKLISALAEQMKSVSAVQEPDWAKYVKTGSHAERPPTNSDWWFTRAASLLRKLYLHGPVGLGDLERAYGGTKALHYYPKHHRDAGGSSIRKILKQLEQAELVSKTPKGRVLTSKGRAMLDKTSREVFTTLAAEDKALARYA; translated from the coding sequence ATGGTGAACGCCCACGACGTCCCGTCAGGCAAGCTGATATCCGCCTTGGCCGAGCAGATGAAATCGGTCTCCGCTGTCCAGGAGCCCGACTGGGCGAAGTACGTCAAGACAGGCTCCCACGCTGAAAGGCCCCCTACGAACTCCGACTGGTGGTTCACCCGCGCTGCTTCGCTGCTTCGGAAGCTCTACCTCCACGGCCCGGTGGGCCTGGGGGACCTCGAAAGGGCCTACGGCGGCACGAAGGCGCTGCACTATTATCCGAAGCACCATAGAGACGCGGGCGGCTCCTCCATCCGGAAGATCCTGAAGCAGCTGGAGCAGGCTGAGCTCGTGTCCAAGACCCCCAAGGGGAGGGTCCTGACTTCGAAGGGGCGGGCGATGCTGGACAAGACGAGCAGGGAGGTCTTCACGACGCTCGCCGCCGAAGACAAGGCGCTCGCGAGGTACGCGTAG
- a CDS encoding DNA-binding protein, producing the protein MSEQPQKQPDKEASERKMMREGALRMALTSDARQRLANVRMVRPDLASSIEEYVIQLASSGKLAKPVDDEQVKQMLTALQGKKREISIRRI; encoded by the coding sequence ATGTCCGAGCAGCCCCAGAAGCAGCCCGACAAGGAGGCTTCCGAGAGGAAGATGATGAGGGAAGGAGCCCTCAGGATGGCGCTCACTTCTGACGCGAGGCAGCGGCTCGCGAACGTCAGGATGGTCCGCCCAGACCTAGCTTCCTCCATAGAGGAATATGTCATCCAGCTCGCATCGTCCGGAAAGCTCGCGAAGCCGGTGGATGACGAGCAGGTCAAGCAGATGCTGACGGCGCTGCAGGGCAAGAAGCGCGAGATCAGCATCAGGAGAATATGA
- a CDS encoding 50S ribosomal protein L39e — MARVKDASKKNRLTKATRQARSVPTWVIVKTNRKVRSNPQRRHWRQRKLKLR, encoded by the coding sequence ATGGCCCGAGTGAAGGACGCTTCGAAGAAGAACAGGCTGACCAAGGCCACCAGGCAGGCGCGTTCCGTCCCAACCTGGGTCATAGTGAAGACCAACCGCAAAGTCCGGTCCAACCCGCAGCGGAGGCACTGGCGCCAGCGGAAACTGAAACTCAGGTGA
- a CDS encoding 60S ribosomal protein L31, translated as MSEDKKGELTRTYVVPLGVVYEAPPYRRAKKAVAVIREFATRHMKAEQVSIDTEVNEVIWARGIEHPPRRITLEMERDEDGVVKVSLPPAPEKV; from the coding sequence TTGTCTGAAGATAAGAAAGGAGAGTTGACCAGGACCTACGTCGTCCCGCTCGGCGTGGTCTATGAGGCCCCGCCCTACCGGAGGGCGAAGAAGGCGGTGGCGGTCATAAGGGAGTTCGCGACCCGCCACATGAAGGCCGAGCAGGTCAGCATCGACACCGAAGTCAACGAAGTGATCTGGGCGAGGGGGATCGAGCACCCCCCGAGGCGCATCACCCTCGAAATGGAGCGGGATGAGGACGGCGTCGTCAAGGTCAGCCTCCCCCCAGCGCCAGAAAAAGTGTGA
- a CDS encoding translation initiation factor IF-6 codes for MGLHLLDIYRSPNIGIFMRANDRFLLLPKGLAQTKSDKLCEALQVTAVPTSIGESRLLGALASMNGNGVLVSRLAEDAEIAEIRSATGLNVSRLESKLTAAGNLVVANDRRAIASPALEARALAQVKDVLGTEVERVPIGEYHQVGSLAVATNSGAAVYPGLDEAEAARFGELLGVDAYPTSVNGGVPYIASGLVANSRNAVAGSLTTGPELVFITRALSV; via the coding sequence ATGGGTCTCCACCTGCTGGACATCTACCGCAGCCCCAACATAGGGATCTTCATGCGGGCCAACGACAGGTTCCTCCTCTTACCCAAGGGGCTCGCCCAGACGAAGTCTGACAAGCTCTGCGAAGCGCTTCAGGTGACCGCCGTCCCGACTTCGATCGGCGAGTCGAGGCTCCTGGGGGCGCTCGCGTCCATGAACGGCAACGGAGTGCTTGTCTCCAGGCTGGCTGAGGACGCCGAGATCGCTGAGATCAGGAGCGCCACCGGGCTGAACGTCTCAAGGCTAGAATCCAAGCTGACGGCCGCGGGGAACCTCGTGGTAGCCAATGACAGGCGGGCCATCGCCTCCCCTGCCCTCGAAGCCAGGGCGCTCGCCCAGGTGAAAGACGTCCTGGGGACCGAGGTGGAGAGGGTCCCCATAGGGGAGTACCACCAGGTGGGGTCCCTAGCGGTAGCCACCAACAGCGGCGCTGCCGTCTATCCGGGGCTCGACGAAGCAGAGGCGGCCCGGTTCGGGGAGCTGCTGGGGGTCGACGCGTATCCGACGTCCGTGAACGGCGGGGTCCCTTACATAGCCTCGGGGCTGGTTGCCAACTCGAGGAACGCGGTGGCCGGGAGCCTGACGACCGGACCGGAGCTTGTGTTTATAACGCGGGCGCTGAGCGTTTGA
- the pfdA gene encoding prefoldin subunit alpha, producing MSQQPSAEEAVNEILVEIRVLEGTYNELTARQNLLERALLEGRAALDAIKGLQEQTSEVLTQIGGGVMLRTEPPATDKVLVQVGANIVLEKPREEAVAILEERSRDIEKSLVAIVSQRNEIAQRLNADREALNSLMGRSQ from the coding sequence ATGAGCCAGCAGCCTTCGGCCGAAGAGGCGGTCAACGAAATACTCGTTGAGATCAGGGTCCTCGAAGGGACCTACAACGAGCTCACAGCGAGACAGAACCTCCTCGAGAGGGCGCTCCTGGAGGGCCGGGCAGCCCTCGACGCGATAAAGGGGCTCCAGGAACAGACCTCAGAGGTCCTCACGCAGATAGGGGGAGGGGTGATGCTGAGGACAGAGCCGCCGGCAACCGACAAAGTGCTCGTGCAGGTTGGCGCCAACATAGTGCTCGAAAAGCCCAGGGAAGAAGCGGTGGCCATCTTGGAGGAGAGGAGCCGCGACATCGAGAAGTCCCTCGTGGCCATCGTGAGCCAGAGGAACGAGATCGCTCAGAGGCTGAACGCAGACAGGGAAGCGCTGAACAGCCTGATGGGCCGAAGCCAGTAG
- the ftsY gene encoding signal recognition particle-docking protein FtsY, producing MFDRLKQAFSSITSAVKEKELSGEGLDKAVFDFQLSLIESDVAQGVAEALTTEVQKSLAGTKVDRSVDLSEVVGERLTSALKAAFEKAGTVDLAANVREKSKRGEPYVVLFLGINGTGKTTSVAKLASFLKKSGLSVVCAAGDTHRPGAIEQLTEHADRLSLKVVSQRYGADPAAVGRDGVLYARAHHVDCLLIDTAGRMQTNQNLMEEMSKIARVVKPDFRIFVADALTGNDAVSQAELFNQHVGFDGAILTKSDADVRGGAALSIVYSTGKPVIFLGVGQGYDDLVPFDSQKFLGSLLQR from the coding sequence TTGTTCGACCGGCTGAAGCAGGCTTTCTCGTCCATAACCAGCGCGGTAAAGGAGAAGGAACTCAGCGGCGAAGGCCTCGACAAGGCAGTGTTCGACTTCCAGCTCTCGCTCATCGAGAGCGACGTAGCTCAGGGGGTGGCTGAGGCGCTAACCACGGAGGTCCAGAAAAGCCTCGCCGGGACCAAGGTCGACCGCTCGGTGGACCTCTCCGAGGTGGTCGGGGAGAGGCTCACGTCCGCCCTGAAAGCCGCGTTCGAGAAGGCGGGGACGGTGGACCTGGCGGCGAACGTCAGGGAGAAGTCGAAAAGAGGAGAGCCCTACGTCGTCCTGTTCCTCGGGATAAACGGGACAGGGAAGACCACGTCGGTCGCCAAGCTCGCCAGCTTCCTGAAGAAGAGCGGCCTGTCTGTGGTCTGCGCGGCCGGGGACACCCACAGGCCCGGGGCCATAGAGCAGCTCACCGAGCACGCTGACAGGCTGTCGCTCAAGGTGGTCTCGCAGCGCTACGGCGCGGACCCGGCGGCGGTCGGAAGGGACGGGGTCCTGTACGCCAGAGCCCACCACGTCGACTGCCTCCTCATAGACACCGCCGGGAGGATGCAGACCAACCAGAACCTGATGGAAGAGATGTCGAAGATAGCCAGGGTCGTCAAGCCAGACTTCCGCATCTTCGTCGCCGACGCCCTGACCGGGAACGACGCGGTGTCCCAGGCCGAGCTCTTCAACCAGCACGTCGGGTTCGACGGGGCCATCCTCACAAAGTCTGACGCCGACGTGCGGGGAGGCGCCGCGCTATCGATAGTCTACTCCACCGGGAAGCCGGTCATCTTCCTGGGTGTGGGGCAGGGGTATGACGACCTCGTCCCCTTCGACTCACAGAAGTTCCTCGGCTCGCTGCTGCAGCGCTAG